Proteins from one Sarcophilus harrisii chromosome 2, mSarHar1.11, whole genome shotgun sequence genomic window:
- the FES gene encoding tyrosine-protein kinase Fes/Fps isoform X2 has translation MGFSSELCSPQGHGALQRLQEAELRLLEGMRKWMAQRVKSDREYAGLLHHMSVQEGGSQGRNLDHVSQISQTHNLDIEKLKSQYRVLARDSAHAKRKYQEASKDKDRDKAKDKYVRSLWKLYAHHNRYVLGIRAAQLHHQHHHQLLLPGLLQSLQDLHQEMALILREILQEYIEISSLVQDEVVTIHQEIAAAAACINPYTEYEGFLQQYGSPPNTPPCVTFDDTLLEEGEQLEPGELQLNELTIESVQHALTSVNEEMTTATEMVMTRQQVVTQMQREIQREEESIHPRERVQLLGKRQALQEALQDFQMALCSQAKLKAQQELLQSKLEQLGPGEPPPVLVLQDDQHSTSSTEQEREGGRTPTLEILKNHISGIFRPKFSLPPPLQLIPDIQKPLQDQVWYHGAIPRTEVQELLVNSGDFLVRESQGKQEYVLSVMWDGQPRHFIIQSSDNLYRLEGDGFPSIPLLIDHLLRSQQPLTKKSGISLNKAIPKDKWALNHEDLVLGERIGRGNFGEVFSGRLRADNTLVAVKSCRETLPPDLKAKFLQEARILKQYSHPNIVRLIGVCTQKQPIYIVMELVQGGDFLTFLRTEGARLRVKLLLQMVGDAAAGMEYLESKHCIHRDLAARNCLVTEKNVLKISDFGMSREGADGIYAASGGLRQVPVKWTAPEALNYGRYSSESDVWSFGILLWETFSLGASPYSNLSNQQTRELVEKGGRLPCPDLCPDAVFRLMEQCWAYDPGQRPNFSAIHQELQAIRKRHR, from the exons ATGGGCTTCTCCTCTGAATTATGTAGCCCTCAGGGGCATGGAGCACTGCAAAGGTTGCAGGAAGCTGAGTTACGACTCTTGGAGGGCATGAGGAAATGGATGGCACAGAGAGTAAAAAGTGACCGGGAGTATGCAGGGCTGCTACACCACATGTCTGTACAGGAAGGGGGCAGCCAGGGCCGAAACCTTGACCATGTCAGCCAAATCAGTCAG ACACACAACCTAGATATTGAAAAGCTGAAAAGTCAGTATCGGGTGCTGGCACGTGACAGCGCTCACGCCAAACGCAAATACCAGGAAGCAAGCAAAG ATAAAGACCGTGACAAGGCTAAGGATAAATATGTTCGGAGCCTCTGGAAGCTCTACGCTCATCACAATCGCTATGTGCTGGGCATCCGGGCTGCCCAGCTACACCATCAACACCACCATCAGCTGCTGCTGCCTGGCCTGCTACAGTCCCTGCAAGACCTGCATCAGGAGATGGCCCTAATCCT GAGAGAGATTCTACAGGAGTACATTGAGATCAGCAGCCTGGTTCAGGATGAAGTGGTGACCATCCATCAGGAGATTGCAGCTGCTGCAGCCTGCATCAATCCCTACACTGAGTATGAAGGCTTTCTTCAGCAGTATGG ATCACCACCGAACACCCCTCCCTGTGTGACCTTTGATGATACTCTGTTGGAGGAAGGGGAACAGCTGGAACCCGGGGAGCTGCAGTTGAATGAACTGACGATAGAAAGCGTACAGCACGC CCTAACTTCTGTGAATGAGGAGATGACCACAGCCACAGAAATGGTGATGACCAGGCAGCAGGTGGTCACCCAGATGCAGAGGGAGAttcagagggaagaagaaagtatTCACCCAAGAGAGAG AGTACAGCTCCTTGGGAAGCGCCAAGCCCTACAGGAGGCACTCCAAGATTTCCAGATGGCCCTGTGCAGCCAAGCAAAACTGAAAGCTCAGCAGGAGCTGCTTCAGAGCAAGCTGGAGCAGCTGGGCCCTGGGGAGCCACCCCCTGTCCTTGTGCTCCAGGATGACCAGCACTCCACCTCTTCCACA GAACAGGAACGTGAGGGTGGAAGGACACCCACCTTGGAAATCCTGAAGAACCATATCTCAGGAATCTTCCGTCCTAAGTTCTCA ctCCCTCCACCATTACAGCTCATCCCAGATATACAGAAGCCTCTACAGGACCAGGTGTGGTATCATGGTGCAATTCCACGAACAGAGGTGCAAGAGTTACTAGTGAATTCTGGGGATTTTCTTGTGCGAGAAAGCCAGGGAAAACAAGAATATGTGCTATCCGTGATGTGGGATGGGCAGCCTCGGCATTTCATCATCCAGTCCTCAGAT AACCTCTACCGGCTAGAAGGGGATGGATTCCCCAGCATCCCCTTGCTCATTGACCACTTACTCCGTTCCCAGCAGCCCCTCACCAAAAAAAGTGGTATCAGTCTCAACAAGGCTATCCCCAAG GACAAGTGGGCCCTGAACCATGAAGACCTGGTATTGGGTGAAAGAATTGGAAGG GGGAACTTTGGAGAAGTGTTTAGCGGCCGTCTGCGAGCTGACAACACTCTGGTGGCAGTAAAATCCTGTCGAGAAACTCTCCCACCTGATCTCAAGGCCAAGTTTCTGCAGGAAGCAAG GATCTTGAAGCAGTACAGTCACCCCAACATCGTGCGCCTCATTGGGGTCTGTACCCAAAAACAGCCCATCTACATCGTCATGGAGCTGGTGCAAG gtGGGGACTTCCTGACCTTTCTTCGGACAGAGGGTGCCCGGCTTCGGGTTAAATTGTTGCTGCAGATGGTGGGAGACGCGGCTGCTGGCATGGAATACTTGGAGAGCAAGCACTGTATCCACCG GGACTTGGCTGCTCGAAATTGCTTGGTAACAGAGAAGAATGTGCTGAAGATCAGTGATTTTGGAATGTCTAGAGAGGGGGCAGATGGAATCTATGCAGCCTCGGGGGGTCTCAGACAGGTCCCTGTCAAATGGACGGCGCCTGAAGCTCTGAACTACG GGCGCTACTCCTCTGAGAGTGACGTATGGAGCTTCGGAATCTTGCTTTGGGAGACCTTCAGTCTGGGAGCATCTCCCTACTCCAACCTCAGCAACCAGCAAACTCGGGAGCTTGTAGAAAAAG GTGGGCGCCTGCCCTGCCCAGACCTGTGCCCAGATGCTGTGTTCCGGTTGATGGAGCAATGCTGGGCCTATGATCCAGGCCAGCGACCCAACTTCAGTGCCATCCACCAGGAACTACAGGCGATCCGGAAACGACATAGGTGA
- the FES gene encoding tyrosine-protein kinase Fes/Fps isoform X1, translated as MGFSSELCSPQGHGALQRLQEAELRLLEGMRKWMAQRVKSDREYAGLLHHMSVQEGGSQGRNLDHVSQISQSWAEITRQTENLSRLLRQHAEDLNSGPLSKLSILIRERQQLRKSYSEQWQQLQQDLTKTHNLDIEKLKSQYRVLARDSAHAKRKYQEASKDKDRDKAKDKYVRSLWKLYAHHNRYVLGIRAAQLHHQHHHQLLLPGLLQSLQDLHQEMALILREILQEYIEISSLVQDEVVTIHQEIAAAAACINPYTEYEGFLQQYGSPPNTPPCVTFDDTLLEEGEQLEPGELQLNELTIESVQHALTSVNEEMTTATEMVMTRQQVVTQMQREIQREEESIHPRERVQLLGKRQALQEALQDFQMALCSQAKLKAQQELLQSKLEQLGPGEPPPVLVLQDDQHSTSSTEQEREGGRTPTLEILKNHISGIFRPKFSLPPPLQLIPDIQKPLQDQVWYHGAIPRTEVQELLVNSGDFLVRESQGKQEYVLSVMWDGQPRHFIIQSSDNLYRLEGDGFPSIPLLIDHLLRSQQPLTKKSGISLNKAIPKDKWALNHEDLVLGERIGRGNFGEVFSGRLRADNTLVAVKSCRETLPPDLKAKFLQEARILKQYSHPNIVRLIGVCTQKQPIYIVMELVQGGDFLTFLRTEGARLRVKLLLQMVGDAAAGMEYLESKHCIHRDLAARNCLVTEKNVLKISDFGMSREGADGIYAASGGLRQVPVKWTAPEALNYGRYSSESDVWSFGILLWETFSLGASPYSNLSNQQTRELVEKGGRLPCPDLCPDAVFRLMEQCWAYDPGQRPNFSAIHQELQAIRKRHR; from the exons ATGGGCTTCTCCTCTGAATTATGTAGCCCTCAGGGGCATGGAGCACTGCAAAGGTTGCAGGAAGCTGAGTTACGACTCTTGGAGGGCATGAGGAAATGGATGGCACAGAGAGTAAAAAGTGACCGGGAGTATGCAGGGCTGCTACACCACATGTCTGTACAGGAAGGGGGCAGCCAGGGCCGAAACCTTGACCATGTCAGCCAAATCAGTCAG TCCTGGGCAGAAATAACTCGTCAGACTGAAAACCTAAGCCGGCTTCTTAGACAGCAtgcagaagatctgaattcaggccCCCTGAGCAAGCTGAGCATCCTGATCCGGGAACGGCAGCAACTTCGGAAAAGTTACAGTGAACAATGGCAGCAGCTCCAACAAGATCTCACTAAG ACACACAACCTAGATATTGAAAAGCTGAAAAGTCAGTATCGGGTGCTGGCACGTGACAGCGCTCACGCCAAACGCAAATACCAGGAAGCAAGCAAAG ATAAAGACCGTGACAAGGCTAAGGATAAATATGTTCGGAGCCTCTGGAAGCTCTACGCTCATCACAATCGCTATGTGCTGGGCATCCGGGCTGCCCAGCTACACCATCAACACCACCATCAGCTGCTGCTGCCTGGCCTGCTACAGTCCCTGCAAGACCTGCATCAGGAGATGGCCCTAATCCT GAGAGAGATTCTACAGGAGTACATTGAGATCAGCAGCCTGGTTCAGGATGAAGTGGTGACCATCCATCAGGAGATTGCAGCTGCTGCAGCCTGCATCAATCCCTACACTGAGTATGAAGGCTTTCTTCAGCAGTATGG ATCACCACCGAACACCCCTCCCTGTGTGACCTTTGATGATACTCTGTTGGAGGAAGGGGAACAGCTGGAACCCGGGGAGCTGCAGTTGAATGAACTGACGATAGAAAGCGTACAGCACGC CCTAACTTCTGTGAATGAGGAGATGACCACAGCCACAGAAATGGTGATGACCAGGCAGCAGGTGGTCACCCAGATGCAGAGGGAGAttcagagggaagaagaaagtatTCACCCAAGAGAGAG AGTACAGCTCCTTGGGAAGCGCCAAGCCCTACAGGAGGCACTCCAAGATTTCCAGATGGCCCTGTGCAGCCAAGCAAAACTGAAAGCTCAGCAGGAGCTGCTTCAGAGCAAGCTGGAGCAGCTGGGCCCTGGGGAGCCACCCCCTGTCCTTGTGCTCCAGGATGACCAGCACTCCACCTCTTCCACA GAACAGGAACGTGAGGGTGGAAGGACACCCACCTTGGAAATCCTGAAGAACCATATCTCAGGAATCTTCCGTCCTAAGTTCTCA ctCCCTCCACCATTACAGCTCATCCCAGATATACAGAAGCCTCTACAGGACCAGGTGTGGTATCATGGTGCAATTCCACGAACAGAGGTGCAAGAGTTACTAGTGAATTCTGGGGATTTTCTTGTGCGAGAAAGCCAGGGAAAACAAGAATATGTGCTATCCGTGATGTGGGATGGGCAGCCTCGGCATTTCATCATCCAGTCCTCAGAT AACCTCTACCGGCTAGAAGGGGATGGATTCCCCAGCATCCCCTTGCTCATTGACCACTTACTCCGTTCCCAGCAGCCCCTCACCAAAAAAAGTGGTATCAGTCTCAACAAGGCTATCCCCAAG GACAAGTGGGCCCTGAACCATGAAGACCTGGTATTGGGTGAAAGAATTGGAAGG GGGAACTTTGGAGAAGTGTTTAGCGGCCGTCTGCGAGCTGACAACACTCTGGTGGCAGTAAAATCCTGTCGAGAAACTCTCCCACCTGATCTCAAGGCCAAGTTTCTGCAGGAAGCAAG GATCTTGAAGCAGTACAGTCACCCCAACATCGTGCGCCTCATTGGGGTCTGTACCCAAAAACAGCCCATCTACATCGTCATGGAGCTGGTGCAAG gtGGGGACTTCCTGACCTTTCTTCGGACAGAGGGTGCCCGGCTTCGGGTTAAATTGTTGCTGCAGATGGTGGGAGACGCGGCTGCTGGCATGGAATACTTGGAGAGCAAGCACTGTATCCACCG GGACTTGGCTGCTCGAAATTGCTTGGTAACAGAGAAGAATGTGCTGAAGATCAGTGATTTTGGAATGTCTAGAGAGGGGGCAGATGGAATCTATGCAGCCTCGGGGGGTCTCAGACAGGTCCCTGTCAAATGGACGGCGCCTGAAGCTCTGAACTACG GGCGCTACTCCTCTGAGAGTGACGTATGGAGCTTCGGAATCTTGCTTTGGGAGACCTTCAGTCTGGGAGCATCTCCCTACTCCAACCTCAGCAACCAGCAAACTCGGGAGCTTGTAGAAAAAG GTGGGCGCCTGCCCTGCCCAGACCTGTGCCCAGATGCTGTGTTCCGGTTGATGGAGCAATGCTGGGCCTATGATCCAGGCCAGCGACCCAACTTCAGTGCCATCCACCAGGAACTACAGGCGATCCGGAAACGACATAGGTGA